A region of Onychomys torridus chromosome 10, mOncTor1.1, whole genome shotgun sequence DNA encodes the following proteins:
- the Smim20 gene encoding small integral membrane protein 20 isoform X3, with amino-acid sequence MAVARNLRTVLIFGGFISMVGAAFYPIYFRPLMRLEEYQKEQAINRAGIVQEEVQPPGLKVWSDPFGRK; translated from the exons ATGGCTGTGGCCCGGAACCTTCGCACCGTGCTCATATTTGGCGGCTTCATCTCCATGGTCGGCGCCGCCTTCTACCCCATCTACTTCCGGCCCCTTATGAGGCTGGAGGAATACC AGAAGGAGCAGGCCATAAATCGAGCTGGTATCGTCCAGGAAGAGGTGCAGCCACCAG GGTTGAAAGTGTGGTCCGATCCTTTTGGCAGGAAATGA